Proteins encoded by one window of Aphis gossypii isolate Hap1 chromosome X, ASM2018417v2, whole genome shotgun sequence:
- the LOC114129289 gene encoding transformer-2 sex-determining protein-like, whose product MVSSSTSNSSSISKTSKFTTFFNLSRSKYSSKIKLEKEELKQMKPKSSKTKKSEKRSPKKLKYYEATVNNKDGVQKTFKIPRFCIPILCKDVCPKTSCCIRITNISRNVTTNNLRQLFSKFGAIKNLDLHFNCYNRMSKGFSYIMFSTPEESKIAVEVMNNCEIDGHEIICELWFLPYIENRVSSILRSACSSDREVGYRRRSTRKDKLRSCSRSRRKFRFRSRSNSPSTLDDLCSKSSRSRSSKISHSRQSRKPY is encoded by the exons ATGGTTTCTTCAAGTACTAGCAACTCTAGCTCCATTTCAAAAACCTCTAAATTcactactttttttaatttatcaaggtCAAAATATTCTTCGAAAATCAAACTAGAAAAAGAAGAATTAAA acAAATGAAACCAAAAAGtagcaaaacaaaaaagagTGAAAAACGCtctccaaaaaaattaaaatactatgaaGCAACAGTAAACAATAAAGATGGAGtccaaaaaacttttaaaataccaaG gtTTTGTATTCCGATATTATGTAAGGATGTATGCCCAAAAACGTCATGTTGTATTCGTATTACTAACATAAGCAGAAATGTAACTACTAATAACCTTCGTCaactattttctaaatttggagctataaaaaatttagatttacatTTCAACTGCTATAATAGAATGTCTAAAGGATTTTCTTACATAATGTTTTCCACTCCTGAAGAATCTAAAATTGCTGTAGAGGTTATGAATAACT gtgaAATTGATGgacatgaaataatatgtgaattatGGTTTTTACCATACATAGAAAACCGTGTAAGTTCTATACTTCGTAGTGCTTGTAGTTCAGACCGTGAAGTTGGATACAGAAGAAGGTCAACAAG AAAAGATAAATTGAGATCTTGTTCTAGATCTCGGAGGAAATTCAGATTCAGATCTCGTTCTAACTCTCCGAGTACACTGGATGATTTATGTTCCAAGAGTTCTCGCTCTAGATCTTCAAAAATATCTCATTCCAGACAGTCTAGGAAGCCTTATTAG